One part of the Thermanaeromonas sp. C210 genome encodes these proteins:
- the ilvC gene encoding ketol-acid reductoisomerase, translating into MAVIFYDQDADLKVLQGKKIAIMGYGSQGHAQAQNLKDSGMDVVVGLRKGSKSWAAAEEAGLTVKTVSEAAAEADVIQILLPDEVQPQVYREEIAPHLKAGNALMFSHGFNIHYHQIVPPDDVDVLMVAPKSPGHLVRRMYVEGKGVPALLAVHQDTTGKAKELGLAYAKAIGCTRAGVIETTFKEETETDIFGEQAVLCGGCTALIQAAFETLVEAGYQPEIAYFECLNELKLLVDMMYEGGIKYMRFSISDTAEYGDLTRGPRVIDDHVRATMKQILREIQDGTFAREWILENQAGRPVFNALRKRAREHLIEKVGDELRAMMPWLKK; encoded by the coding sequence GTGGCAGTAATATTTTATGATCAGGATGCCGATCTCAAGGTACTGCAGGGCAAAAAGATCGCTATTATGGGCTACGGTAGCCAGGGGCATGCTCAGGCTCAAAACTTAAAGGACAGCGGCATGGACGTTGTGGTGGGTCTGCGCAAGGGCAGCAAGTCGTGGGCTGCAGCGGAAGAAGCCGGGCTTACGGTAAAAACCGTGAGCGAAGCCGCGGCAGAAGCCGATGTTATCCAGATCCTTTTGCCTGATGAAGTCCAGCCCCAGGTTTATCGCGAAGAGATTGCTCCTCATTTGAAGGCGGGCAACGCCCTGATGTTTTCTCACGGCTTTAACATCCATTACCACCAGATCGTTCCCCCTGATGATGTGGACGTCCTCATGGTAGCCCCTAAGAGTCCAGGCCATCTGGTGCGGCGCATGTATGTAGAAGGTAAAGGCGTCCCCGCGTTGCTGGCTGTTCATCAAGATACCACCGGCAAGGCCAAAGAGCTGGGCCTGGCCTATGCCAAAGCCATTGGGTGTACCCGGGCGGGGGTCATCGAAACCACCTTCAAAGAGGAAACGGAAACGGACATATTCGGTGAACAGGCCGTTTTGTGTGGCGGATGCACAGCCCTCATCCAAGCGGCCTTTGAAACTCTGGTAGAGGCCGGTTACCAGCCGGAGATAGCTTATTTCGAATGCCTTAATGAGCTTAAGCTCCTGGTGGACATGATGTACGAGGGCGGCATCAAGTATATGCGCTTCTCCATCAGCGATACGGCTGAGTACGGGGATTTGACCCGTGGGCCGCGGGTTATCGACGACCATGTGCGGGCCACCATGAAGCAGATCCTGCGCGAGATCCAGGACGGCACCTTTGCGCGGGAATGGATTTTAGAAAACCAGGCGGGCCGGCCCGTGTTTAACGCTTTGCGCAAGCGGGCGCGGGAGCACCTGATTGAAAAGGTAGGGGACGAACTGAGGGCTATGATGCCCTGGTTGAAGAAATAG
- a CDS encoding HutP family protein: MEYGSKKVAAVAVKMALSESREEENRLKQEFARQGIRAAAVDYGGEFVGSIQKIVERAVVAAKREGVIRETHAEEGAVAGATREALSQLLFKALGLNIGGKIGIARYHDHISVAVFFGIGLLHLDEVGIGLGHRAVS, encoded by the coding sequence ATGGAGTATGGCAGTAAGAAGGTGGCGGCAGTAGCCGTCAAGATGGCCCTCTCGGAAAGCCGGGAAGAGGAGAACCGGCTCAAGCAAGAATTTGCCCGTCAGGGTATTCGGGCAGCGGCCGTGGACTATGGAGGAGAATTCGTAGGCTCTATCCAGAAGATAGTAGAGAGGGCGGTGGTAGCGGCCAAACGCGAAGGGGTAATCCGTGAAACCCATGCGGAGGAGGGAGCGGTTGCGGGAGCCACGCGCGAGGCCCTCTCTCAGCTTCTATTTAAGGCCTTGGGGCTTAACATCGGGGGCAAGATAGGCATTGCCCGGTACCACGACCACATTAGCGTTGCCGTATTCTTCGGCATAGGGCTGCTGCATTTAGACGAAGTAGGCATCGGCCTGGGCCACCGGGCGGTTTCCTAA
- the aroH gene encoding chorismate mutase produces the protein MDNVRVIGIRGAISVERNEASEILERTEELLREMLKVNRLGKADIISAFFTVTPDLNAAFPAEAARRLGWGEVALMCATEIPVPGSQPGIIRVLLHAYSQSPPQHVYLGRAALLRPDLR, from the coding sequence ATGGACAACGTGCGGGTTATAGGTATCAGAGGCGCCATATCGGTGGAGCGCAACGAAGCCTCTGAGATCTTGGAGCGCACAGAAGAACTCTTGCGCGAGATGTTAAAAGTTAACCGCCTCGGGAAGGCGGACATAATCAGTGCTTTTTTCACCGTTACTCCGGATCTCAATGCCGCCTTCCCGGCAGAAGCTGCGCGGCGCCTGGGCTGGGGGGAAGTGGCCCTAATGTGCGCCACCGAGATTCCGGTACCCGGCAGCCAACCGGGCATCATCAGGGTTCTCCTTCATGCATACAGCCAATCCCCCCCTCAACATGTTTACCTCGGCCGAGCCGCCCTGCTTAGACCCGACCTGAGGTAA
- a CDS encoding Uma2 family endonuclease, whose product MGMALQEMAAATDKVYTYADYQQLPEGAPYQLIGGKLVLTPSPAPYHQIISVKLEFQMIAHVTSKDLGIVLHAPLDVYLEETETYQPDIIFISRGRMDIIKEDKIEGAPDLVVEILSPSTAYYDLRHKYRVYERSGVKEYWVVDPLEKSIELFILDEGKFKLDQEIQVRGIIRSRVIEGFAVDAADLF is encoded by the coding sequence ATGGGTATGGCCCTACAGGAAATGGCTGCTGCCACAGATAAGGTCTATACCTACGCTGATTACCAGCAGCTACCGGAGGGGGCACCTTACCAGCTGATTGGGGGGAAGCTGGTATTGACGCCGTCACCTGCTCCTTACCACCAGATTATTTCCGTGAAGCTTGAATTTCAAATGATTGCCCATGTAACTTCAAAGGATTTAGGCATTGTATTGCACGCACCTTTGGATGTTTACCTGGAGGAAACCGAAACCTACCAGCCGGATATTATATTCATTTCCCGAGGACGCATGGATATTATCAAAGAAGATAAAATCGAAGGGGCTCCCGACCTTGTGGTGGAGATACTTTCCCCCAGCACGGCCTATTATGACCTGCGTCATAAGTACAGAGTTTATGAAAGATCCGGGGTGAAAGAATACTGGGTGGTCGACCCCCTGGAGAAATCCATTGAGTTATTTATTTTAGACGAAGGTAAATTTAAATTGGATCAGGAAATACAGGTGAGAGGGATAATCCGTTCCCGAGTGATAGAAGGCTTTGCCGTGGACGCGGCGGACCTTTTTTGA
- the trpE gene encoding anthranilate synthase component I, with the protein MIPVWQEVLADTDTPVSLYLKFGRTPYSYLLESIEGGERLGRYSFIGFDPLLVYRCRGDESALLREGREEKVSGTLDFLRRLLQELRVSPLPPGAPRFFGGLVGYFAYDVVRRLEKLPTNGKDDLQLPDIYLVLSRTLLIYDHLLRTVKVVCLARRGDRQDYEAAQARLQKVIGLMRENSPEHPPRSQDPDLISGPVTYRANMTAEEYKNKVRRIQEYIAAGDCIQVVLSRRLELPFRGDTFAVYRRLRTINPSPYMFYLNFPEVQLVGSSPEMLVRVEDGIIENRPIAGTRPRGRTAGEDRELAEDLQNSEKERAEHLMLLDLGRNDVGRVAVPGSVQVPQFMALENYSHVMHLVSRVTGRLAPGQNALDALLACFPAGTVSGAPKVRAMEIIAELEPNWRGPYAGAVGYLSLNGNMDTCIAIRTIAFTRGMAYVQAGAGIVADSEPEAEYEETMNKARGLLKSLGFGTSGEGT; encoded by the coding sequence ATGATACCCGTCTGGCAGGAAGTCTTGGCCGACACCGATACCCCCGTATCCTTGTACTTAAAATTCGGAAGAACCCCCTATAGCTATCTTTTGGAGAGCATAGAAGGGGGAGAGAGGCTGGGCCGTTATTCTTTCATAGGGTTTGATCCTCTGCTCGTTTACCGCTGCCGGGGCGATGAGAGCGCTCTCTTACGGGAGGGCAGGGAAGAAAAAGTCTCCGGTACCCTGGACTTTCTCCGCCGGCTGTTGCAGGAATTGAGGGTTTCTCCCCTGCCGCCGGGCGCGCCGCGGTTTTTCGGAGGCCTGGTAGGTTATTTCGCCTATGATGTGGTGCGCCGGCTGGAGAAGCTACCGACCAACGGTAAGGATGACCTGCAGCTGCCGGATATTTATCTGGTACTTAGCCGCACCCTCTTAATTTACGACCACCTCTTGCGCACCGTGAAGGTGGTATGCCTCGCCCGGAGGGGGGACCGGCAGGACTACGAAGCAGCTCAAGCTCGCCTGCAGAAGGTGATCGGGCTCATGCGTGAAAATTCTCCGGAGCATCCCCCGAGAAGCCAGGATCCAGACCTCATTTCCGGACCTGTCACCTACCGCGCCAACATGACGGCAGAAGAGTATAAAAACAAGGTAAGGCGTATCCAGGAATATATAGCTGCCGGTGATTGTATCCAGGTAGTCCTATCCCGGAGGCTGGAACTGCCTTTTCGGGGCGATACCTTCGCGGTGTACCGCCGGCTGCGAACCATTAACCCTTCCCCCTACATGTTTTATCTTAACTTTCCCGAAGTACAGCTGGTAGGTTCTTCCCCGGAAATGCTGGTACGGGTAGAGGATGGGATTATCGAAAACCGGCCCATTGCCGGTACCCGGCCGCGGGGCCGTACGGCGGGTGAAGACCGAGAACTGGCCGAGGACCTGCAAAACAGCGAGAAGGAACGCGCCGAACACCTCATGCTTTTGGACCTGGGGCGAAACGATGTAGGCCGTGTAGCTGTTCCGGGAAGCGTACAGGTGCCCCAATTTATGGCCCTCGAAAATTATTCCCATGTGATGCATCTGGTTTCCCGGGTTACCGGCCGCCTGGCCCCCGGCCAGAACGCCTTGGATGCCCTCCTGGCTTGTTTCCCCGCTGGTACGGTTTCCGGCGCGCCTAAGGTGCGGGCCATGGAAATAATCGCCGAACTGGAGCCCAACTGGCGCGGCCCTTACGCCGGGGCGGTGGGCTACTTGAGCTTAAACGGGAATATGGATACCTGTATTGCCATCCGGACCATCGCCTTTACCAGGGGTATGGCCTATGTGCAGGCCGGCGCCGGCATCGTGGCCGATTCTGAACCCGAGGCCGAATACGAGGAAACCATGAATAAAGCCCGGGGTTTGCTCAAATCATTAGGTTTCGGCACTTCCGGCGAAGGGACATGA
- the pabA gene encoding aminodeoxychorismate/anthranilate synthase component II: protein MLLMIDNYDSFTYNLVQYFAELGEEVMVRRNDAITLEEMEKLKPRYLVISPGPCTPARAGVSLAAIRNFAGRIPILGVCLGHQCIGQAFGGRVVRARRLMHGKTSFITHDGKTIFRGLKNPFRATRYHSLIVEEETLPACLEVTAKSEEGELMGIRHRQFPIEGVQFHPESILTEAGRRLLANFLALA, encoded by the coding sequence ATGCTGCTAATGATCGACAACTATGATTCCTTTACTTATAATCTGGTACAATACTTCGCCGAATTGGGAGAAGAGGTGATGGTGAGGCGTAACGATGCTATCACTTTAGAGGAGATGGAAAAACTCAAGCCCCGCTACCTGGTTATTTCCCCGGGGCCCTGCACGCCCGCCCGGGCCGGCGTTTCCCTGGCCGCTATAAGAAATTTTGCCGGCAGAATACCCATCTTAGGCGTCTGCCTGGGGCACCAGTGCATCGGGCAGGCCTTCGGGGGAAGAGTGGTCCGGGCCCGGCGCCTGATGCACGGCAAAACGTCTTTCATCACCCACGACGGGAAGACCATTTTTCGGGGCCTCAAGAACCCCTTCCGGGCCACCCGCTACCATTCCCTCATTGTGGAAGAAGAAACCCTGCCCGCCTGCCTGGAAGTTACGGCCAAATCCGAGGAGGGGGAACTCATGGGTATACGCCACCGGCAGTTTCCTATTGAGGGAGTCCAGTTTCACCCGGAGTCCATACTTACCGAAGCAGGTAGGAGATTATTGGCCAATTTTCTGGCCTTGGCCTGA
- the trpD gene encoding anthranilate phosphoribosyltransferase, giving the protein MLLSEYIHKVVAGHSLTEAEAEKAMEVIMGGQATPAQIGAFLTALRLKGETVEEITGFARTMRRLAEPLHSRQRVLVDTCGTGGDGRHTFNISTAAAFVVAGAGVPVAKHGNRSVSSRAGSADVLEALGVRVDLPPAAVEACLEKVGIGFLFAPAFHKAMKHAAGPRREIGIRTVFNLLGPLTNPAGAPYQLVGVYGPELTETVASVLGRLGCRRAFVVHGSDGLDEITITGPTKITCLEDGSLETFLFDPEEVGIKPVGLQELLGGTAADNAEIIRGVLEGRPGPARDVVVVNAAFALMAAGAAASVGEGMQLAAESIDTGAAYDKLAALVNLTESWAA; this is encoded by the coding sequence ATGTTATTATCCGAATACATCCATAAAGTGGTGGCCGGCCATTCCTTAACCGAGGCGGAGGCCGAGAAGGCCATGGAGGTAATTATGGGGGGCCAGGCCACGCCGGCCCAGATAGGGGCATTTTTGACCGCCCTGCGGCTTAAAGGGGAAACGGTGGAAGAAATCACGGGCTTTGCCCGGACCATGCGGCGCCTGGCCGAGCCCCTACACAGCCGCCAGCGTGTCCTCGTGGATACCTGTGGCACCGGGGGCGATGGTCGCCATACCTTCAACATCTCCACCGCCGCCGCTTTCGTGGTGGCCGGCGCCGGGGTACCGGTAGCCAAACACGGCAATCGCTCGGTTTCCAGCCGTGCCGGTAGCGCCGATGTTTTGGAAGCCTTGGGGGTGCGGGTGGATCTGCCTCCTGCCGCCGTCGAAGCGTGTCTGGAAAAAGTGGGTATAGGTTTTCTGTTCGCCCCCGCCTTCCACAAAGCCATGAAACATGCTGCAGGTCCGCGGCGGGAAATAGGTATTCGCACCGTATTTAATCTCCTGGGTCCTCTTACCAACCCCGCCGGCGCACCGTATCAGCTGGTTGGCGTCTACGGGCCGGAATTGACGGAAACCGTGGCGTCCGTTTTGGGACGCCTGGGGTGTCGTCGAGCTTTCGTAGTTCACGGCAGCGACGGGTTAGATGAAATTACCATAACCGGGCCAACCAAAATTACCTGCCTGGAGGACGGTTCCCTGGAGACATTCCTTTTTGATCCCGAAGAAGTAGGTATTAAACCCGTCGGGCTGCAAGAGCTGCTGGGCGGGACGGCCGCCGATAATGCTGAGATCATCCGCGGGGTTCTGGAGGGCAGACCGGGACCGGCCCGGGACGTGGTGGTAGTGAACGCCGCCTTCGCCCTAATGGCCGCCGGTGCCGCGGCTTCGGTAGGGGAAGGTATGCAACTGGCCGCCGAGAGTATAGACACGGGAGCGGCTTACGACAAGCTGGCCGCCCTGGTCAATCTCACAGAAAGCTGGGCAGCCTGA
- the trpC gene encoding indole-3-glycerol phosphate synthase TrpC, which yields MLKKILEHKRRETARAREEVPLHRLEKICKRLPATRDFAGALRRGGSINLLAELKKASPSRGVLCEDFDPQRLAGLYTRAGAAALSVLTDEEFFQGHPGYIALVREVTPLPILRKDFVIDEYQIFATRALGADAVLFIVAALEEAPLREYLALASRLHLAALVETHTAGEIEAALKAGARIIGINNRDLHTFKTDIKTTLELRPLIPPGRVVVSESGIRGREDVVSLAQAGVDAILVGEALVTSADVEAKIRELLGTAP from the coding sequence ATGCTAAAGAAAATTTTAGAGCATAAACGCCGGGAGACCGCCCGCGCACGGGAGGAGGTTCCTTTACACCGGTTGGAGAAAATATGTAAGAGGCTGCCCGCTACCCGCGATTTTGCCGGCGCCCTTCGCCGCGGTGGATCTATTAATCTCCTGGCCGAGCTTAAAAAGGCCTCTCCCTCGCGGGGGGTGCTGTGCGAGGACTTTGACCCCCAGAGACTGGCGGGCCTTTATACCCGTGCCGGGGCAGCGGCCCTATCCGTATTGACCGACGAAGAATTCTTTCAGGGACACCCGGGGTATATTGCCCTGGTGCGGGAAGTAACCCCCCTTCCCATTTTGCGCAAGGACTTTGTCATCGATGAGTATCAGATTTTTGCCACCCGGGCCCTGGGAGCCGACGCCGTCCTATTCATTGTGGCCGCTCTGGAGGAGGCCCCGCTTAGAGAATACCTGGCCTTGGCCTCCCGCCTGCACCTCGCAGCTCTGGTGGAAACCCACACCGCAGGAGAAATCGAGGCGGCTCTCAAGGCGGGTGCCAGGATTATAGGAATTAATAACCGCGATTTGCACACCTTCAAGACGGATATAAAAACCACTTTGGAGTTGCGTCCCCTGATACCTCCCGGACGGGTCGTGGTGAGCGAAAGCGGTATCCGTGGGCGCGAAGATGTGGTTAGCCTGGCCCAAGCCGGCGTGGACGCCATCTTGGTGGGTGAAGCACTGGTGACGTCCGCCGATGTGGAGGCCAAAATACGTGAGCTCTTGGGAACTGCTCCTTAA
- a CDS encoding phosphoribosylanthranilate isomerase: MVRVKICGIKTWEDARSALDAGAHVLGFVFAPSPRRIHPERAREIITRLPPFVTTVGVFVNEPRYSLLEIASFCRLDVLQLHGDEPPEYCRGLFHRLIKAIRVKDIGSLDLIPKYRVDAFLLDAFVPGQAGGTGHTFNWEIARRAKELGSPIILAGGLTPENVAEAIRQVRPYAVDVSSGVETNGQKDPVKIARFMEAVAGA; the protein is encoded by the coding sequence TTGGTAAGGGTAAAAATTTGCGGTATTAAGACCTGGGAAGACGCCAGGTCGGCTTTAGATGCGGGCGCACATGTTTTGGGCTTCGTTTTCGCCCCCAGCCCGCGCCGGATTCACCCCGAGAGGGCTCGGGAGATAATCACGAGACTGCCGCCTTTTGTTACTACCGTGGGCGTGTTTGTCAATGAGCCGCGCTACAGTCTGCTGGAGATTGCCAGCTTTTGCCGGCTCGATGTGCTACAGCTTCATGGAGATGAGCCGCCCGAGTACTGCCGCGGCCTCTTCCACCGTTTAATAAAAGCCATACGAGTAAAGGATATAGGATCCCTCGATCTTATCCCTAAATACCGGGTGGACGCCTTCCTGCTGGATGCTTTTGTTCCCGGCCAGGCCGGAGGCACGGGTCACACCTTCAACTGGGAGATTGCCCGCCGGGCCAAGGAGCTGGGTTCCCCTATTATTCTGGCCGGCGGTTTAACTCCGGAAAATGTGGCCGAGGCCATACGCCAGGTGCGGCCTTATGCCGTAGATGTGAGCAGCGGGGTGGAAACTAACGGCCAGAAGGACCCCGTCAAAATAGCCCGTTTCATGGAAGCCGTAGCCGGGGCTTAA